The Euwallacea fornicatus isolate EFF26 chromosome 38, ASM4011564v1, whole genome shotgun sequence genome includes a region encoding these proteins:
- the Rab3-GAP gene encoding rab3 GTPase-activating protein non-catalytic subunit isoform X1: MSCEIRVTASIQDIPSIRRCLFPTDDKRGNDFWLHSCKISASPTGDLIALANDRRLVLLNSKWDSLTDSSTFQIVFSDSIHAYDKVRDILCLPIVDENNSSHVGPDWICVVLGFDSGYVRFYTDSGDLLLEEQFHNENITSVKCQSQHSPRPDLCPELNPEELYIHYQSNVCVIIGQQLFENLRQFRTQLARGRGALKNIIEKSLLECLLVQAKGSPVEFKPLPLNVRKWGFQDQALINDVAVVGLNMSNTFDHLLTAAVCGGFDAKYRSTAPNSTLVLAAGSKPFLGYHYALEGVNQPVFSDVAKVVASKLKLALPGWLTGTKSEQNEITIAMQPVDNMGLRFGLSDLRRTSTAIVLSPTKKLAAVSDSLGRVLLVDSYKGVVLKVFKGYREAQCAFLQVPDERRSKHRLGNKIATFLAIYSPKKGTLEIFTIQHGTKIATFSTSKCSRLLYITHGLMGFTVTTKSRYVCQFTCIFLDKDGQIREILVPFHFSLAEKNSVRARDIHLYKKLRQSIKTGEYLESEVYNICTELKTIELKMQTLELLLSCKDMSTVGILRCVDYFLSQASGKSEAASFDVMCKNIKVILELYVFSADDDHDANEEVAAVDEAENGKLNLDPRDLSGLQKLLDLAISSSDNDLKTPHVRFSSETSFSGSDFLGSFELTKAAITLKPAIEEHQKFKTSEVIFSSYILGKKRNFETLFATLKSCGLPVKDLFDLVIDFWVNRPLDITRNLEADMSNFLKTIGVLMKIADKDIPISDEDDISLFWENIREKLANNVRPFPALMAAILCKNVVQKYEAAQDEENIEVLTQENVQWSLLIGKLEDVSMLCIILSISPAIRNPSLPCLTHSKVPVSLRYILEGGKGCVSELTAQWLTSCGVDPYNITINEIIFMNNQAGDDEQTHAPVGDLAGQMTAYQISEGMHLESIDQVKSEAVFKYLNLLKEQFPYSLEVSNLLANMCWEYALAWRKEIAIIDNLRAALKCLNSVPDTGVKMGLFQLVWNAHLKIVVESSTKLINKVGKLPKDRLCQQDTGLSDKQIVAFIGICVEFMDSHLEVLQKNCGLVKRELKFEAIWESGGPQALIELAVNQKEVDFDLVHLHYQLCLVLYMMTKFTVKHSKPVNSLFEASLINLLFTDFQQQVEINWNKSDLKINSSRDQFLRKIITASLETVSLNENGQIYCKEHVEWMDKCLTLARIWNLGVDSLRRFQIAQLYMNGYDLIAQDLIPAISDRPLLGEELLKVATNRLSQYLSSSPNLSENIAALSPILSRYLKSVTGFWCSPSDLNNIKTLAKHALDCMGANERELLKLAELVLDACGTLQDINVQ, encoded by the exons ATGTCATGTGAAATACGTGTAACTGCTTCCATACAAGACATACCCTCTATTCGAAGGTGCCTATTCCCCACTGATGATAAAAGAG GAAACGATTTTTGGTTACATTCCTGTAAAATATCTGCATCCCCTACTGGGGACTTAATTGCCCTCGCCAATGACAGACGACTGGTTCTCTTGAATTCTAAATGGGACTCTTTGACAGATTCAAGTACGTTTCAGATAGTTTTTTCAGATTCAATTCATGCATATGATAAAGTGAGGGACATATTGTGCCTTCCCATTGTGGATGAAAATAACAGTTCCCATGTGGGGCCCGATTGGATTTGCGTGGTTTTAg GTTTTGACTCTGGATATGTCCGTTTTTATACTGACAGTGGGGATCTTTTATTAGAAGAACAATTCCACAATGAAAACATTACAAGTGTTAAGTGCCAAAGCCAGCACAGTCCTAGACCAGATTTGTGTCCAGAATTAAATCCTGAAGAGTTATATATACATTATCAGAGCAATGTTTGTGTTATCATTGGGCAGCAACTATTTGAGAATTTAAGACAGTTTAGAACGCAACTGGCCAGAGGTAGAGGTgctcttaaaaatattatagaaaaatcattattgGAGTGTCTTTTAGTTCAGGCAAAAGGCAGCCCTGTGGAGTTTAAACCGTTGCCCCTTAACGTTAGAAAATGGGGATTTCAAGATCAGGCTTTGATTAATGATGTGGCTGTGGTAGGCCTTAATATGTCGAATACGTTTGACCATCTGTTAACCGCCGCAGTTTGTGGGGGATTCGATGCGAAGTACAGAAGTACTGCTCCTAATAGTACTTTAGTATTGGCTGCAGGATCAAAGCCCTTTTTAG GGTACCATTATGCCTTGGAAGGTGTGAATCAACCAGTATTCAGTGATGTTGCCAAAGTAGTGGccagtaaattaaaattagccTTGCC GGGTTGGCTAACGGGCACCAAAAGCGAGCAAAATGAGATAACAATCGCCATGCAGCCTGTGGATAATATGGGGCTTCGCTTCGGTCTGTCGGATCTCCGGCGTACTTCTACAGCTATCGTTCTATCTCCCACGAAAAAACTTGCAGCCGTCTCTGATTCTTTGGGCAGAGTTCTGTTGGTCGATTCCTATAAAGGGGTAGTGCTCAAAGTTTTCAAGGGCTATCGAGAGGCGCAGTGCGCATTTCTGCAA GTTCCAGATGAAAGGAGATCCAAGCATCGGCTAGGCAACAAAATTGCTACCTTTCTGGCGATTTATTCTCCCAAAAAGGGAACTTTGGAAATATTTACCATTCAGCACGGCACTAAAATCGCCACGTTCTCCACGTCGAAATGCAGCAGACTTCTGTACATAACTCATGGCCTCATGGGATTTACTGTTACCACGAAGTCGCGGTACGTTTGCCAATTCACCTGCATTTTCCTGGACAAAGATGGCCAAATACGGGAGATATTGGTGCCCTTTCACTTCTCTTTGGCCGAGAAAAACAGCGTTCGCGCCAGAGACATCCACTTGTACAAGAAACTAAGACAGAGCATTAAAACAGGCGAATACCTGGAAAGTGAAGTCTACAATATTTGTACGGAGTTAAAGACAATTGAGCTTAAAATGCAAACCTTAGAGTTGCTGCTTAGCTGCAAAGACATGTCAACTGTAGGGATTTTAAGGTGTGTGGACTACTTTCTATCCCAAGCCTCAGGCAAAAGCGAAGCTGCAAGTTTTGACGTGatgtgtaaaaatattaaagttattttggAGCTCTATGTGTTCTCTGCTGATGACGATCATGATGCGAACGAAGAAGTTGCTGCTGTCGATGAGGCAGAGAATGGGAAGTTAAATTTGGATCCTAGAGACTTAAGCGGCTTGCAAAAATTACTGGACCTAGCAATTTCTAGTAGCGACAATGATTTGAAGACCCCCCATGTGAGATTTTCAAGCGAAACCTCCTTTAGTGGGTCAGATTTTTTGGGCAGTTTTGAGCTGACAAAAGCAGCTATCACGCTGAAGCCTGCTATTGAGGAGCACCAGAAATTTAAAACCTCTGAG GTGATATTTAGCAGCTATATATTAGGCAAGAAACGTAACTTTGAGACCTTGTTCGCAACCCTCAAATCATGCGGCCTCCCGGTGAAAGACCTCTTCGACTTAGTGATCGATTTCTGGGTGAACAGGCCTTTGGACATCACTCGAAACCTCGAAGCAGACATGTCCAACTTTCTGAAAACTATAGGTGTCTTAATGAAAATCGCGGACAAAGACATCCCAATCAGCGACGAGGACGATATATCTTTATTTTGGGAAAACATAAGGGAAAAACTGGCGAACAACGTCAGGCCTTTTCCGGCCCTGATGGCCGCGATTCTGTGCAAGAATGTCGTCCAGAAGTATGAAGCTGCACAGGACGAGGAAAACATCGAAGTGCTGACGCAGGAAAATGTCCAGTGGTCTTTGTTAATAG GGAAGCTGGAAGACGTTTCGATGCTTTGCATAATTTTGTCGATCAGCCCTGCAATTCGGAACCCCTCGTTACCTTGCCTCACTCACAGCAAAGTTCCAGTAAGTCTGCGATATATCTTAGAGGGCGGCAAGGGGTGCGTGAGCGAGTTGACCGCTCAGTGGCTCACTTCCTGTGGGGTCGACCCTTACAACATTACAATAaatgagattatttttatgaataatcAGGCAG GTGATGACGAGCAAACGCACGCACCTGTAGGGGACCTTGCAGGACAAATGACCGCATATCAAATATCAGAGGGCATGCACTTAGAGTCGATCGACCAAGTAAAGTCCGAGGCCGTCTTCAAGTACTTGAACCTACTAAAGGAGCAATTTCCTTATAGTTTAGAGGTCAGCAATTTGCTGGCCAACATGTGTTGGGAATACGCGTTAGCCTGGCGTAAAGAGATTGCGATCATTGATAATTTAAGGGCCGCGTTGAAATGCTTAAATTCGGTGCCAGACACGGGCGTCAAAATGGGGCTGTTCCAGCTGGTTTGGAACGCTCATTTAAAGATTGTCGTGGAGAGTAGCACTAAGTTGATCAATAAGGTCGGAAAGTTGCCGAAAGACCGGCTGTGCCAACAAGATACTGGGTTATCGGATAAACAAATTGTGGCGTTTATCG GAATATGCGTCGAATTCATGGACTCGCATCTGGAAGTACTGCAAAAGAACTGCGGTTTGGTAAAGCGGGAGTTAAAGTTTGAGGCCATATGGGAGAGCGGAGGTCCCCAGGCTTTGATAGAACTCGCCGTTAACCAAAAGGAGGTCGATTTCGACCTGGTCCATCTCCATTATCAGCTGTGCTTAGTGCTCTACATGATGACCAAGTTTACAGTCAAGCACTCCAAGCCCGTCAACAGCCTCTTTGAGGCGTCTTTGATCAACTTATTATTCACTG ATTTTCAACAGCAGGTGGAAATCAATTGGAACAAGTCAGATTTGAAGATCAATTCCTCGAGAGATCAGTTcttaaggaaaattattaCGGCCAGTTTAGAGACGGTTTCTCTGAACGAAAATGGTCAGATTTACTGCAAGGAGCACGTCGAGTGGATGGACAAATGCCTGACGTTGGCCCGGATCTGGAACCTGGGCGTCGACAGCCTCAGGAG ATTCCAAATTGCGCAGCTTTACATGAACGGCTACGACTTAATTGCTCAGGACTTAATCCCTGCAATCAGCGACCGCCCTTTGTTAGGAGAGGAACTGTTGAAAGTCGCGACCAATCGATTGTCTCAATACCTCTCGTCGTCTCCTAACTTGAGCGAGAATATCGCCGCTCTATCGCCGATATTGAGCAGGTACCTGAAGTCAGTG ACCGGTTTCTGGTGCTCACCGAGTGACCTTAACAATATAAAGACGTTGGCAAAACACGCCCTGGACTGCATGGGTGCTAATGAAAGGGAGCTGCTCAAACTGGCCGAACTTGTCCTGGATGCGTGCGGAACCTTACAGGACATTAACGTTCAGTAA
- the Rab3-GAP gene encoding rab3 GTPase-activating protein non-catalytic subunit isoform X2, with the protein MSCEIRVTASIQDIPSIRRCLFPTDDKRGNDFWLHSCKISASPTGDLIALANDRRLVLLNSKWDSLTDSSTFQIVFSDSIHAYDKVRDILCLPIVDENNSSHVGPDWICVVLGFDSGYVRFYTDSGDLLLEEQFHNENITSVKCQSQHSPRPDLCPELNPEELYIHYQSNVCVIIGQQLFENLRQFRTQLARVQAKGSPVEFKPLPLNVRKWGFQDQALINDVAVVGLNMSNTFDHLLTAAVCGGFDAKYRSTAPNSTLVLAAGSKPFLGYHYALEGVNQPVFSDVAKVVASKLKLALPGWLTGTKSEQNEITIAMQPVDNMGLRFGLSDLRRTSTAIVLSPTKKLAAVSDSLGRVLLVDSYKGVVLKVFKGYREAQCAFLQVPDERRSKHRLGNKIATFLAIYSPKKGTLEIFTIQHGTKIATFSTSKCSRLLYITHGLMGFTVTTKSRYVCQFTCIFLDKDGQIREILVPFHFSLAEKNSVRARDIHLYKKLRQSIKTGEYLESEVYNICTELKTIELKMQTLELLLSCKDMSTVGILRCVDYFLSQASGKSEAASFDVMCKNIKVILELYVFSADDDHDANEEVAAVDEAENGKLNLDPRDLSGLQKLLDLAISSSDNDLKTPHVRFSSETSFSGSDFLGSFELTKAAITLKPAIEEHQKFKTSEVIFSSYILGKKRNFETLFATLKSCGLPVKDLFDLVIDFWVNRPLDITRNLEADMSNFLKTIGVLMKIADKDIPISDEDDISLFWENIREKLANNVRPFPALMAAILCKNVVQKYEAAQDEENIEVLTQENVQWSLLIGKLEDVSMLCIILSISPAIRNPSLPCLTHSKVPVSLRYILEGGKGCVSELTAQWLTSCGVDPYNITINEIIFMNNQAGDDEQTHAPVGDLAGQMTAYQISEGMHLESIDQVKSEAVFKYLNLLKEQFPYSLEVSNLLANMCWEYALAWRKEIAIIDNLRAALKCLNSVPDTGVKMGLFQLVWNAHLKIVVESSTKLINKVGKLPKDRLCQQDTGLSDKQIVAFIGICVEFMDSHLEVLQKNCGLVKRELKFEAIWESGGPQALIELAVNQKEVDFDLVHLHYQLCLVLYMMTKFTVKHSKPVNSLFEASLINLLFTDFQQQVEINWNKSDLKINSSRDQFLRKIITASLETVSLNENGQIYCKEHVEWMDKCLTLARIWNLGVDSLRRFQIAQLYMNGYDLIAQDLIPAISDRPLLGEELLKVATNRLSQYLSSSPNLSENIAALSPILSRYLKSVTGFWCSPSDLNNIKTLAKHALDCMGANERELLKLAELVLDACGTLQDINVQ; encoded by the exons ATGTCATGTGAAATACGTGTAACTGCTTCCATACAAGACATACCCTCTATTCGAAGGTGCCTATTCCCCACTGATGATAAAAGAG GAAACGATTTTTGGTTACATTCCTGTAAAATATCTGCATCCCCTACTGGGGACTTAATTGCCCTCGCCAATGACAGACGACTGGTTCTCTTGAATTCTAAATGGGACTCTTTGACAGATTCAAGTACGTTTCAGATAGTTTTTTCAGATTCAATTCATGCATATGATAAAGTGAGGGACATATTGTGCCTTCCCATTGTGGATGAAAATAACAGTTCCCATGTGGGGCCCGATTGGATTTGCGTGGTTTTAg GTTTTGACTCTGGATATGTCCGTTTTTATACTGACAGTGGGGATCTTTTATTAGAAGAACAATTCCACAATGAAAACATTACAAGTGTTAAGTGCCAAAGCCAGCACAGTCCTAGACCAGATTTGTGTCCAGAATTAAATCCTGAAGAGTTATATATACATTATCAGAGCAATGTTTGTGTTATCATTGGGCAGCAACTATTTGAGAATTTAAGACAGTTTAGAACGCAACTGGCCAGAG TTCAGGCAAAAGGCAGCCCTGTGGAGTTTAAACCGTTGCCCCTTAACGTTAGAAAATGGGGATTTCAAGATCAGGCTTTGATTAATGATGTGGCTGTGGTAGGCCTTAATATGTCGAATACGTTTGACCATCTGTTAACCGCCGCAGTTTGTGGGGGATTCGATGCGAAGTACAGAAGTACTGCTCCTAATAGTACTTTAGTATTGGCTGCAGGATCAAAGCCCTTTTTAG GGTACCATTATGCCTTGGAAGGTGTGAATCAACCAGTATTCAGTGATGTTGCCAAAGTAGTGGccagtaaattaaaattagccTTGCC GGGTTGGCTAACGGGCACCAAAAGCGAGCAAAATGAGATAACAATCGCCATGCAGCCTGTGGATAATATGGGGCTTCGCTTCGGTCTGTCGGATCTCCGGCGTACTTCTACAGCTATCGTTCTATCTCCCACGAAAAAACTTGCAGCCGTCTCTGATTCTTTGGGCAGAGTTCTGTTGGTCGATTCCTATAAAGGGGTAGTGCTCAAAGTTTTCAAGGGCTATCGAGAGGCGCAGTGCGCATTTCTGCAA GTTCCAGATGAAAGGAGATCCAAGCATCGGCTAGGCAACAAAATTGCTACCTTTCTGGCGATTTATTCTCCCAAAAAGGGAACTTTGGAAATATTTACCATTCAGCACGGCACTAAAATCGCCACGTTCTCCACGTCGAAATGCAGCAGACTTCTGTACATAACTCATGGCCTCATGGGATTTACTGTTACCACGAAGTCGCGGTACGTTTGCCAATTCACCTGCATTTTCCTGGACAAAGATGGCCAAATACGGGAGATATTGGTGCCCTTTCACTTCTCTTTGGCCGAGAAAAACAGCGTTCGCGCCAGAGACATCCACTTGTACAAGAAACTAAGACAGAGCATTAAAACAGGCGAATACCTGGAAAGTGAAGTCTACAATATTTGTACGGAGTTAAAGACAATTGAGCTTAAAATGCAAACCTTAGAGTTGCTGCTTAGCTGCAAAGACATGTCAACTGTAGGGATTTTAAGGTGTGTGGACTACTTTCTATCCCAAGCCTCAGGCAAAAGCGAAGCTGCAAGTTTTGACGTGatgtgtaaaaatattaaagttattttggAGCTCTATGTGTTCTCTGCTGATGACGATCATGATGCGAACGAAGAAGTTGCTGCTGTCGATGAGGCAGAGAATGGGAAGTTAAATTTGGATCCTAGAGACTTAAGCGGCTTGCAAAAATTACTGGACCTAGCAATTTCTAGTAGCGACAATGATTTGAAGACCCCCCATGTGAGATTTTCAAGCGAAACCTCCTTTAGTGGGTCAGATTTTTTGGGCAGTTTTGAGCTGACAAAAGCAGCTATCACGCTGAAGCCTGCTATTGAGGAGCACCAGAAATTTAAAACCTCTGAG GTGATATTTAGCAGCTATATATTAGGCAAGAAACGTAACTTTGAGACCTTGTTCGCAACCCTCAAATCATGCGGCCTCCCGGTGAAAGACCTCTTCGACTTAGTGATCGATTTCTGGGTGAACAGGCCTTTGGACATCACTCGAAACCTCGAAGCAGACATGTCCAACTTTCTGAAAACTATAGGTGTCTTAATGAAAATCGCGGACAAAGACATCCCAATCAGCGACGAGGACGATATATCTTTATTTTGGGAAAACATAAGGGAAAAACTGGCGAACAACGTCAGGCCTTTTCCGGCCCTGATGGCCGCGATTCTGTGCAAGAATGTCGTCCAGAAGTATGAAGCTGCACAGGACGAGGAAAACATCGAAGTGCTGACGCAGGAAAATGTCCAGTGGTCTTTGTTAATAG GGAAGCTGGAAGACGTTTCGATGCTTTGCATAATTTTGTCGATCAGCCCTGCAATTCGGAACCCCTCGTTACCTTGCCTCACTCACAGCAAAGTTCCAGTAAGTCTGCGATATATCTTAGAGGGCGGCAAGGGGTGCGTGAGCGAGTTGACCGCTCAGTGGCTCACTTCCTGTGGGGTCGACCCTTACAACATTACAATAaatgagattatttttatgaataatcAGGCAG GTGATGACGAGCAAACGCACGCACCTGTAGGGGACCTTGCAGGACAAATGACCGCATATCAAATATCAGAGGGCATGCACTTAGAGTCGATCGACCAAGTAAAGTCCGAGGCCGTCTTCAAGTACTTGAACCTACTAAAGGAGCAATTTCCTTATAGTTTAGAGGTCAGCAATTTGCTGGCCAACATGTGTTGGGAATACGCGTTAGCCTGGCGTAAAGAGATTGCGATCATTGATAATTTAAGGGCCGCGTTGAAATGCTTAAATTCGGTGCCAGACACGGGCGTCAAAATGGGGCTGTTCCAGCTGGTTTGGAACGCTCATTTAAAGATTGTCGTGGAGAGTAGCACTAAGTTGATCAATAAGGTCGGAAAGTTGCCGAAAGACCGGCTGTGCCAACAAGATACTGGGTTATCGGATAAACAAATTGTGGCGTTTATCG GAATATGCGTCGAATTCATGGACTCGCATCTGGAAGTACTGCAAAAGAACTGCGGTTTGGTAAAGCGGGAGTTAAAGTTTGAGGCCATATGGGAGAGCGGAGGTCCCCAGGCTTTGATAGAACTCGCCGTTAACCAAAAGGAGGTCGATTTCGACCTGGTCCATCTCCATTATCAGCTGTGCTTAGTGCTCTACATGATGACCAAGTTTACAGTCAAGCACTCCAAGCCCGTCAACAGCCTCTTTGAGGCGTCTTTGATCAACTTATTATTCACTG ATTTTCAACAGCAGGTGGAAATCAATTGGAACAAGTCAGATTTGAAGATCAATTCCTCGAGAGATCAGTTcttaaggaaaattattaCGGCCAGTTTAGAGACGGTTTCTCTGAACGAAAATGGTCAGATTTACTGCAAGGAGCACGTCGAGTGGATGGACAAATGCCTGACGTTGGCCCGGATCTGGAACCTGGGCGTCGACAGCCTCAGGAG ATTCCAAATTGCGCAGCTTTACATGAACGGCTACGACTTAATTGCTCAGGACTTAATCCCTGCAATCAGCGACCGCCCTTTGTTAGGAGAGGAACTGTTGAAAGTCGCGACCAATCGATTGTCTCAATACCTCTCGTCGTCTCCTAACTTGAGCGAGAATATCGCCGCTCTATCGCCGATATTGAGCAGGTACCTGAAGTCAGTG ACCGGTTTCTGGTGCTCACCGAGTGACCTTAACAATATAAAGACGTTGGCAAAACACGCCCTGGACTGCATGGGTGCTAATGAAAGGGAGCTGCTCAAACTGGCCGAACTTGTCCTGGATGCGTGCGGAACCTTACAGGACATTAACGTTCAGTAA